GTAGTCTTGTAGGCTGCAAGCTGGGCGAGAGCGGCCGCGAGCTTCTACGCCCAGTTCTCGCTGCTAAGCTCCTCTATGCCTCTAACCATGAGGACAATCTAGAGGTTTGGCTCCGCGTTAGTGGCGAGCCGCAGGCCCTTCAGGCACTTGAGACTGTAATGAAAAGGGAGAAGGGTGTAAGCTTCCAAATAGTCAGCGAGAATAAGTACAGCATAATTGTACGGCTCATACTCTCCAAGGATAGATGGTGTAGTAACTGCCAGTGGTGCCCCCTAGCCAGAGCCCCGCCTGGCAGTATGGTGAAGAGTGTCCTCATGACAAGCGACTTCATGCTAGTAGAGCTTGTAGTGGCTAAGACACAGGCATTGAAGGCGCTGGAGAGTCGTGGCTTCGAGATAGTCTATAGTGCTCGTGTAGAGGAGGTAGACTTCGCCCTTACCGCGAAGCAGGAGCTAGCCCTCGTGTTAGCCTACCTCTACGGCTACTACAGCCACCCCAGGAAGATAAGCATCAAGGAGCTAGCAGCTAAGCTTCGCATATCGAGCTCGGCACTAGCGGAGCTACTCCGCAAAGCAGAGCTAAAGGTGATAACACGCTACGTCATGGAGGAGCTGCCTCACTACCTGATACACCAGGTTATGTATGCTATACCGGTGCCCCGAGAAGGTCGTTCTGGCAAGACACAGTCCTAGTAGCTCTCCGTCGTGCAGCACCTTCACCTAGGTATCCACGTCTCACTGATTGCGGGTTTTAGGTATCATACATTGGCTCTGGTTGTTCCCCGCTCTAGTGCATCCTTTGTCCCATTATGCTCTAGAGAATCGAGCATGCCTCGGGGCTGGTGGGTATACTGGTCGATACACTAGGGGGTATATCAGCCCACTTGTCAACTCTCTGTATCCCTAATAAGCTGGATGTTGCCTCGTTTCTAGCCTTGCTCTTTCTTTGGTAGTTTCGGGCAACCTTTAAGCCGGTAGCTCCTACTATTATCTAATACTAGTATAACTGGGGCTTCCAGAGAACCGGAGGCATGGGGGTGGATAACCCATGCCGAGGAGGGGTATCAACTGGGCAGTTGAGGTCCTCCGGAGGATTAAGGGGCTAGAATTCCCAGTGACTAAGGAGCAGCTACGCGAGAAGCTCAGGGACTTCTACTACTACGGTATACCGGCGACCCGGATCCTCGACGAGGTAGAGAAGGAGAGCTTTGCTAGCCCGGCTGAACTCCTAAAGGAACTGGCAGAGGCTATACGGAGGCTTGAGGAGCGTGGAGAACTACCGGTGACTGCTAGGAGGGGCATTAACTGGGCTGCTGAGGTGCTGAAGAGGATACGCGGCTTAAGCTTCCCCGCATCCAAGGAGCAGGTGAAGGAGAGACTCGCTGGGCTGGCTTGGCACGGCGTTAACATTGAGAGAATCCTCGACGAGGTGGAGAGGGAGAGTTTCGCTAGCCCGGCTGAGCTCCTAAAGGAGCTAGCGGAGGCAATAAGGAGGCTTGAGGAGAGAGGCGAGCTGCAGGTAGCCCAACACTAGCACCGGTAGCTACCATAATCGGATCATTTTTGTATGTAGCATATGTAGCAACTGTGGATCATTTCACTTGTTGATATTTTGGCCGCTCTGTTGGACAGGTTTTACCCATCAAACTGAGTAATTGACGACATATGGTACACATGTCTATGGGTTCCCCTTTGAGGAGACGCTGGGATATCCACTCTACTAGCTCGCTGAAGCCTGACAACTTTTCTAGCTCGTCTAGTCCCTGAGGGCGTCGATGACCACGGAGTACATAGTTGAGAAGTGGTTGTTGTACTCCCGTGAGTTTGGCTGCTTTTAGCTGGGTAACGCCATGTTTCTTTACTAGGTGTATAGCGACGGCTATCCTAATGAGCCGGGAGTACCGGGTTACGTACTCTTCGCAAACAGATGGTGTTATCAGCGATTTATTTATAGTTGACATGCTGTATCCCTTCTATCCTTAGCTCGGGGTACCCTTGACCCTATGCTATAGTTTGGGCTGCAATTCTGTCTACCGCTCTGTGGCGATCAAGCCGTCTTCGTCAACTTTTCAAGGACCTTAGCGAGGCGGTCTATGTCTTCGGGTCCGTTGTATATGTAGAAGCTAGCCCGTACGGTGCCCCGCTCGAGGCCTAGGCTACGGTGCAGCGGCTCGGCACAGTGGAAGCCGGCGCGTACAGCTACCCCCTCCATGCCTAGAGCTAGCGCGACGGCGTGTGGCGCCTGGCCCTCGATGTTGAAGGCTACTATCCCTAGCCTGTCCTGGGTCTCCCAGCTCACTGGCTGGAAGCCCGGCACTTCCCTTAGCCTCTTCAGCGCATACTCTAGGAGGGTCTTCTCGTGCGCCTCTACCTTGTCCATGCCTATCTCTGCTAGGTACTTGGCGGCCTCGGCTAGACCGACGGCTCCGGCTATGTGTGGTGTCCCGGGCTCGAACTTCCAAGGGGACTCCGCGAAATCGACCTTGAGCTCGCCGTCCTCGAGCCGGACACTCTTGACTATGCCGCCGCCCTGGAATGCTGGCTCCATCTCCTCTAGATGGTCGCTCCGTATCCAGAGCACACCTATACCCGTGGGGCCGAGCATCTTGTGTCCACTGAAGAACAGCATGTCGGCCTCGAGGCTGTATACGTCTATCCTCATGTGGGGTGTACTCTGCGCCGCGTCGACCACCACTAGGGCGCCGTGACGGTGTGCCTCCCGGGCTATCTCCCGAACTGGATTAACGTAGCCCAGCACGTTGCTAGCATGTGTTAGAGTCACTACCGTTGTCTGGTCGTCGATCATACTGAGTAATACGTCTAGGTCTAGCCTCCCGTTCTCCTGGCGCACGGGAGCTAGCTCCAGGCGGGCCCCGGCGAGCCGGGCAACAGTCCTCCAGGGCAGTAGGTTGCTATGGTGCTCCATCACAGTGGCCACTATCTTGCTGCCCCTCCGGATCACGTTGTTGAGTAGCAGCATGTATGCGGCCATGTTGGCGGAGTCGCTCGCGTTGCGTGTGAATATTATCTCGCCGGGGCTCCGGGCGCCTATGAACCTGGCTATGGTCTCGTGGGCCTCCTCGTAGAGCCGGGTAGCCTCTACAGCCAGCTCGTAGAGCCCCCGGGCTACGTTCGCATTGCTATGCCAGTAGAACCGGTCGACAGCCTCTATGACGCGGTGCGGCTTCTGTGTAGTAGCGGCGTTGTCGAGGTAGACTAGCCCCGGCTTCTCCTGGAATATGGGGAAGTCTGTGCGAATGCTCTCGTAGTCTAAGAGGAAACCTATACCTGGCACGGTTCAAGCACCCGTAGAGACAGCAGGCATGGATGAAGAGGGTGTGTAGAGCCTAGTTCCCAGCTGTGCTCTGGCTCTCGAAGTATTCGTTGAGCTGCTCCACGTATTTGAAGCCGTTGTCGGGGAAGACGAGGACGTAATCGCCTTCCTCCAGCTCTCCACGGTCCCTGAGCTTCATGAAGGCTGCTGCTACGGCGCCGCTGCTGAGGCCGGGTAGAATGCCGTCCCGGCGAGCCACAGTCAGTAGTGCTTCTATCGCCTCGCGTCTCGTGACCTCTACCACGGCGTCAGGTTTGACCCAGTGTATCCACTTCATGCCGGTCTCGACCCTGCGTATACCGGGTATCACCTCGCCCTTGGCTGGCTGAACCATGTAGATCTTCGTGCCGCCGACCCGGTTCTTGAAGTAGAACGTTATCGCTGCCATGTGGCCGGAGGTCCCTATGCCGCCCACTATGCCTCGGGGATTTACCCCGGCTGTGCGTAGCTGTAGCTCGAGCTCCTTAGCAGTATAGCGCAGGTGCACCAAGAAGTTAGCATCGTTGCCGAACTGGTCGATGTGGAGAGCCCTGTCCCGGGCAGCGTCCCTCCGTACATCTTCGAGGAGGTCGACAGTGAGTGGTTTCTCGGTTCTTATCACCTCGGCGCCGAGAGCACGTAGCAGCGTGTCACTAGCCTTCTGTATAACGCGGGGGATGTACAGCCGTACCTTGAACCCATGTATAGCGGCCATGGCGGCTAGTGCCATACCCGTGTTAGTTGATGTAGCCTCGTACACTTTGTCGCCGCGCCAACCGTTCTCAAGGGCTTGCTTGACCATGTACCAGCCTATACGGTCCTTCACGCTCATGCTGTAGGGATTGTACCACTCCAGCTTAGCCCATACCCGGAACCCGTCCCCCGAGAGGCTACGCAGTCCTACTAGCGGCGTAGGCCAGCCCCGGTACAACAGCTCCATAGTGTCCCGGAAGACCCTCATCGGGGCGGGATCAATGTCGTCGTAGAACCCTAGATCCTCGAGCTTCAGCTCAATAGGTACCGTTTTGTCACGTGATGCTGGGATGCGACGAACGCCGAGCAGTCTCAGCGACCAGTAGATCCGTCGTGCTTCCTCGCCTAGCACTTTACCGCTGCTATCAACGGGTATTGCAGAGGTCAGGCTGTTTTTCTGTAGAAGCTCGGCCATAACGCCTAGTAGCTCTTGGAGATTAGGCCGTGCTCCAGCGTCTAGCTCCTCTATGGGTACAAGTATGAATCCGGCCACGGCCTGTTACACCACCTTTAGAACCACCTGCAGGATTAAACACCGTACGTCAAGTCTAGGCTAACTAAGGAGCACCTTGAGGGGGGTGTCTACTCGGGGTATCTCGAAGCAGACACGGTGCCGGCTTGTCTTAGGTGGGAGTAGCTTCTTCTCAAGTCCAGCCCTAACTACTAGGCTCTTGTCGACACTTATGTTGGGTCTCCACGAGCCGACCTCTACACAGGGCGAGTCGTACTCTACCAGTACTGCTGGTACATACTTCGCACCGAGCTGGCGCAGTGCTGCCACCCGGTGGTGTCCATCAAGTATAACCATGGTCTTGGCGTCTACCAGTACTGGGTATAGTAGGCGACTACGACGACGGATATCTTCGGCTATCTTCTTGACGTGATCCTCTACTACCTCCTCATGTGGGCGCAGGGCGTCTATTGGGACTAGACTGATGCGGTAGGCTTGCCGGAGACTTGCTCTCTGCACTCCTACCCCAGCCTCCAGAACCCGCCTATAACAGTGTTATAGAGCTTATCAGTATTTCCCCATTAGTGTAAAAACTATCCATAATAAACAGAACAAAAATGTAAATCTATTATGGCGACGCCCGAGAATCCAAGGAGCCCTAGAATCTGCCACCTCTCCCCCGGTCCGCAGCACGTTTCAGTATGCGCTTAACCGGCTCTGGATCACCTTTCTCAAGAGCATTAATCGCGTTTAAAACCTCAAGCGCAGAGCGGGAGAATCCTAGGAGCACACTCCGGAGAATAACACGAGCCTTACGCGGATCCTTCTGGTAAGAGAGAAGAACCTTGTAGGCGGCAAGAGGATCACGAACTAGGAGGGTAGCAAAATCTACACGATAGGAAGCAAAAGCACGGTTGTCAAGTACCGCAAGGGCGCCCATGGCTACAGAGCGTAGACGTTCACGTACAAGCTGGATAACATTGCTATCCTGCATAAGCCCTTGGCACCTCTATATATGGAGCGGGTATAGACTTAGCAAGGCATCGATATGTGCACTTAGACCTATGAATAAGAGGCACTATTTGATGGGTCTTAATAATAGTACGCACCTTTCCGGTCGTGGTGATCCGTGTATAACGACTCTCCAAGAATACGACATATGGTCTCTAAGAGGCGAGCATGGATGTTTTCACAATCCAGGTAATAGGTAGTGTATGGTACCCTAACCCTATACGCTCTGTCGTTTCCGCTTTTGGGAAATGCCTGTGGCTGTACTGCAACAGCTCTCTAGGGAAAACTTGTATCATTAATTATCATTAATTCTATTGTGTTCAAAAAGCGTGGAGTGCTAGCCGATGCAGTGGAGTTCTGCAAGCTTTTGCGTATCAACCGACATGTTAAAGTGTATATGGGCCAGCTGGTGATATACCTCTACACCCATGTCTAACGTTAAGCCGGAGTATCGTTTTTCATTGTAGTAGTCCGATAAACGCCCTGGACTCGTTTCTAGATACATACCCATATCGAACATTGCTGCAAGATCGAGTTCAGACATTGCTGAACGCATTGGTAGGGAGTAGAGATAGAACCCTGTTATACCGTTCCTCTTATTGCGGAGTAGCATGTTGTAAAGGTTGAACAAAAGCTCCCTCTCTTCAACCATTGCCTTGAGTATTTCTAGTCCTTCAAATATAGCTATTTCGGGACGTATTTTTTCCATAGCTAAATGCATTATATCATTTAGCTCATTTACAGTGTATGCGCTAGGGTTCAATGAAATGACATGAAGCTGGCGAAGCTTGCTTGCCGTATTTCTCCCCTTAGAACTCATATCGAGCATACAGCGCGCCATATTGGAAATCGCTTGGGGGCTTGATTTGAAACTTATCACCAATACACTAATTGGTTCGCTCATTATAAACGATGTTGCTAGCATAGAAGTTACAAGTCTACTATTAACAGTAGTTGACAAGCCTATTAGTACTTGGGCACCACGAGGAATTGATAACACACGGCATATGGCGCGTAATGCTGCCTGGGTCTCCTGCTCGGAGCCGGGAGCAGTAATCCGTATAAGGTACCTATCGTTGACACGTAGCGAGCCTAGCAGCTTACAGAGATCATACGTTTTCGTTATGTCAAATGGAGGTACCTCCTCTGGTTCTTCGGGGAGGCTGATCTCGATTACCACCCCGGGCCTCATGTAGAAGGGTAGCTCGGCCTGGTGTATCGGAGCCCAGCGGGCCTTACGCAGCTCTAGGATGCGCTGCAGCTTGCCTTGCTCTATCTGGAACCGGAGTATGAACACAGCATCAACGATGAACTCCTCTATACCGTAGCCTACTACCCGTGCTCCATAGGGATGCTCAGCTATGAGAATCGAGGTCACGCCCAGAGGTTTGAGTCCGTTTACGAAGAAGTTCTGCAACAATTCTCGTATTTTTGCTTTATCTCGTACTATCTGGAGCATTGCTGTTATGCTATCTATTACTATTCTCCGCGCCTTTACCTCGTCTACTAGCCTTAGGACCTCCTCTAGCTGGGAGATAAGGGCATCTTCGTCAACTATTGTAAGGGCTTCTACGTAGTGAAAGAGGCCATCCTTTTCTAGAGACTCAAAATCCATGCCAAGCATGGCCATGTGGTTGAGAAAGTCGTTACGTGGTTCAACAAAGTTAAGGTATATACCTGGTTCCTTGAATCGTCGTGCTCCTTCATAAAGGAATTTTGCGGCAAATGTAGACTTTCCGGTACCTGGATTGCCGGCAAGAAGTACGACGGCGCCGCGAGGAAACCCACCGTTTAACAAGCGGTCAAGCCCATAGATCCCAGATGGCACTATCTCGACGCGCCTAGTTATTCCACCTAATTCCTTCATCAAATCTTCCGCCTTCATGACTTCTATCCCTCAGTCTCGCTATTATATGTCTTTGCGCTCTTGTAACAGACACGCCTCCGAAACTTCTGTTGCAAACTTCAAACTCACCATACTTTTATATATATCCTCCTACCCTAATAATGCATGCCACGGGTTTCCCTAACCAACCTTGGTCAAGTCTAGCACTGAAAGGGGTTAGTTGTATGCTATCCTATTAGCACATAGCACAGAAAGCTTTAAGCAAACCATATGCGTAGCTCCACCTTAGCTTCGAACAAGACACGAACACAGTCTTCGTGTACTCCCCCGCTGCGCGGGGGTAGATATGTGTTATACTTTACGCTCACTCGAGTCCGACTCGATATTTCGTGTATACATTTATATTATCGTGAGGTCAACTAAATAGATTAGTTAAGCTATCTAACTATTGTGGGGGAGAGAAGATAGGCAGCCATACTGGCGAGAGTTAACAGGACAACATACTTTGAGGCAAGGAGTGTATAGTTGTGGACGACTTTTGCTATGACAATAGCTGATGCCAATACTATTGTGTTCAATGAATAGAAATAGAGGCCAGCAAGTATGGCCGTATCGACTGCCCCGCCGAACCCGGGTATGCTGCTCATGGCTGTTTTCTCCACTAATGCTTGGACTATGCCGGCTGCTACTGCGTAGGTGAGTGAGGCTAGCGAAACCACGAAGCTATACTCTGAGAGCCTGGACTGGGTCATTTTCATCAGTCTCCTGCTCTCTCTTGAGTGCGTGGCAGCAGCTGTGAGGACCTCGTGTATCATGCCGCCACTCTTTGAGGCAGTCACAATGCTTCGTGCTAGTAGTCTTATTCTGCGGGGTGCACGGCGGAATGCTTCCTCAAAAGCCTTGTCAAGGTCGCCGGTGGTGCGGTATATCCTGGCCATTCGCTCCACGTAGAGAGCTAGGGGGGGTTTAAGCACTCGAGCAGCACGGAGCAACGCATCGGCAGTAGAGCCGCTGGAGGCGGCTAGTCCAGCGTACGTCGAGAGGAACTCGGCAAGCTCTTCGTCGAGTATGTCTATTAGTCTTGCAGTGCGTCGCGCGTAGATGTAGACTGGTAGAGAGGCTGTGGCAAGAGCGCCTGCAAGCTGTATCATAGTTCCCTTGTCGGTGACAACTGGAATCATGTAGAATAGTTTGAAGCTATGCCGGGGTATTAGCCAGTCGACGCCAAGTATGGTGGCTAGCCTTCCAGCTAACAAGGGGTAGGCTAGTAGCCAGGCAACGGCAGATGCTATGGCCAACAGTGCTACAGCAACCTTGGTAGCTGTCTCATCCATCGTGGCAGCCCCCTAGACTCTAATTCTCGACACCATGGAGTCAACTATTACTATCACAGCAGCGCTCATCATTGGGACAAGTATAAAAGTAGAGAGGAACAATAGGCTGTCGAAGCTCAGCCCCGGTATAGGCTGGAACACTAACAAGAGCCCAACGACGCCTATGGCTACGGGGAGCATTACACTAACCGCTACGAAGACCTCAAGTATAGCCCCCAGGCTACTGGAGAGCTTCTCTATCTCTACTTCTAAGCCGTAGAGGTACTCCGTTATAGACGATAAGACTATCTCATTGACGCCAGTTCCCGTCCGAGCAGCGGCAGAAAGCCCTGCTAGAAGTCTACGGAGACTATACACTGGAGTGATTCGCGCAGCCTCCTCGAGGACGGTTTCCACTGGCATCCCAGCCTTAATACCGGAAGCTATGTACTCGAGCTCAATGCGGAACTCACGGAGCTCCTTCAGCTCCTTCTCGTAGAGTCTCATAAATGACTCGGCGAGCCCGGCACCTGCGAGAAGCTTCGTAGCCAGCGCCTCGGCGAAGAGCAGGAACCGAGGCTCTAGACGTCCTCCACGGTTTTTATACGCGACAACAGGTATAGCAATGTAGAGCGCCAACATCAATACAAATGATGCGAATGCGGCTCCTAAGGCGGCAATGCTTGCTATAACTGGCTGAACTCCGAGTCTTAGGTACAAGGCTATCCAGACAATCATAGCAACAGAGGAAACAACGATGACCATGACTACTAGGTAGGCTAAGGTGTAACGTTCCAGACTGGATGAGAGCCCGGACCCTAGTACGTGGTAGCGTAGGTCGGGGTTAAACCTTTCTCCCAGCCTCTCGAGCGCCTCCACTAGACCCACCGTCGGCAGCCTCCGCCTGGGCGGGCTTGAACACGTAAGGGTCAGTCTCGCTGACGGCCTCCTGGTATACGGAGTCGGGGTCACGCATATACATACGTATAATCTCGTGCAGCTCTAGCATATCCATCTTCTTTATAGCTGCCCAG
The window above is part of the Pyrodictium delaneyi genome. Proteins encoded here:
- a CDS encoding DUF2795 domain-containing protein gives rise to the protein MPRRGINWAVEVLRRIKGLEFPVTKEQLREKLRDFYYYGIPATRILDEVEKESFASPAELLKELAEAIRRLEERGELPVTARRGINWAAEVLKRIRGLSFPASKEQVKERLAGLAWHGVNIERILDEVERESFASPAELLKELAEAIRRLEERGELQVAQH
- a CDS encoding PLP-dependent cysteine synthase family protein, yielding MAGFILVPIEELDAGARPNLQELLGVMAELLQKNSLTSAIPVDSSGKVLGEEARRIYWSLRLLGVRRIPASRDKTVPIELKLEDLGFYDDIDPAPMRVFRDTMELLYRGWPTPLVGLRSLSGDGFRVWAKLEWYNPYSMSVKDRIGWYMVKQALENGWRGDKVYEATSTNTGMALAAMAAIHGFKVRLYIPRVIQKASDTLLRALGAEVIRTEKPLTVDLLEDVRRDAARDRALHIDQFGNDANFLVHLRYTAKELELQLRTAGVNPRGIVGGIGTSGHMAAITFYFKNRVGGTKIYMVQPAKGEVIPGIRRVETGMKWIHWVKPDAVVEVTRREAIEALLTVARRDGILPGLSSGAVAAAFMKLRDRGELEEGDYVLVFPDNGFKYVEQLNEYFESQSTAGN
- a CDS encoding type II secretion system F family protein — translated: MDETATKVAVALLAIASAVAWLLAYPLLAGRLATILGVDWLIPRHSFKLFYMIPVVTDKGTMIQLAGALATASLPVYIYARRTARLIDILDEELAEFLSTYAGLAASSGSTADALLRAARVLKPPLALYVERMARIYRTTGDLDKAFEEAFRRAPRRIRLLARSIVTASKSGGMIHEVLTAAATHSRESRRLMKMTQSRLSEYSFVVSLASLTYAVAAGIVQALVEKTAMSSIPGFGGAVDTAILAGLYFYSLNTIVLASAIVIAKVVHNYTLLASKYVVLLTLASMAAYLLSPTIVR
- a CDS encoding aminotransferase class V-fold PLP-dependent enzyme, with the protein product MPGIGFLLDYESIRTDFPIFQEKPGLVYLDNAATTQKPHRVIEAVDRFYWHSNANVARGLYELAVEATRLYEEAHETIARFIGARSPGEIIFTRNASDSANMAAYMLLLNNVIRRGSKIVATVMEHHSNLLPWRTVARLAGARLELAPVRQENGRLDLDVLLSMIDDQTTVVTLTHASNVLGYVNPVREIAREAHRHGALVVVDAAQSTPHMRIDVYSLEADMLFFSGHKMLGPTGIGVLWIRSDHLEEMEPAFQGGGIVKSVRLEDGELKVDFAESPWKFEPGTPHIAGAVGLAEAAKYLAEIGMDKVEAHEKTLLEYALKRLREVPGFQPVSWETQDRLGIVAFNIEGQAPHAVALALGMEGVAVRAGFHCAEPLHRSLGLERGTVRASFYIYNGPEDIDRLAKVLEKLTKTA
- a CDS encoding RAD55 family ATPase, with amino-acid sequence MKAEDLMKELGGITRRVEIVPSGIYGLDRLLNGGFPRGAVVLLAGNPGTGKSTFAAKFLYEGARRFKEPGIYLNFVEPRNDFLNHMAMLGMDFESLEKDGLFHYVEALTIVDEDALISQLEEVLRLVDEVKARRIVIDSITAMLQIVRDKAKIRELLQNFFVNGLKPLGVTSILIAEHPYGARVVGYGIEEFIVDAVFILRFQIEQGKLQRILELRKARWAPIHQAELPFYMRPGVVIEISLPEEPEEVPPFDITKTYDLCKLLGSLRVNDRYLIRITAPGSEQETQAALRAICRVLSIPRGAQVLIGLSTTVNSRLVTSMLATSFIMSEPISVLVISFKSSPQAISNMARCMLDMSSKGRNTASKLRQLHVISLNPSAYTVNELNDIMHLAMEKIRPEIAIFEGLEILKAMVEERELLFNLYNMLLRNKRNGITGFYLYSLPMRSAMSELDLAAMFDMGMYLETSPGRLSDYYNEKRYSGLTLDMGVEVYHQLAHIHFNMSVDTQKLAELHCIG
- a CDS encoding helix-turn-helix domain-containing protein gives rise to the protein MSTINKSLITPSVCEEYVTRYSRLIRIAVAIHLVKKHGVTQLKAAKLTGVQQPLLNYVLRGHRRPQGLDELEKLSGFSELVEWISQRLLKGEPIDMCTICRQLLSLMGKTCPTERPKYQQVK
- a CDS encoding type II secretion system F family protein is translated as MEALERLGERFNPDLRYHVLGSGLSSSLERYTLAYLVVMVIVVSSVAMIVWIALYLRLGVQPVIASIAALGAAFASFVLMLALYIAIPVVAYKNRGGRLEPRFLLFAEALATKLLAGAGLAESFMRLYEKELKELREFRIELEYIASGIKAGMPVETVLEEAARITPVYSLRRLLAGLSAAARTGTGVNEIVLSSITEYLYGLEVEIEKLSSSLGAILEVFVAVSVMLPVAIGVVGLLLVFQPIPGLSFDSLLFLSTFILVPMMSAAVIVIVDSMVSRIRV
- a CDS encoding helix-turn-helix domain-containing protein; the encoded protein is MPADPLLVFALRYSNEGRTCIAQELIQKAEQLCNMGSLVGCKLGESGRELLRPVLAAKLLYASNHEDNLEVWLRVSGEPQALQALETVMKREKGVSFQIVSENKYSIIVRLILSKDRWCSNCQWCPLARAPPGSMVKSVLMTSDFMLVELVVAKTQALKALESRGFEIVYSARVEEVDFALTAKQELALVLAYLYGYYSHPRKISIKELAAKLRISSSALAELLRKAELKVITRYVMEELPHYLIHQVMYAIPVPREGRSGKTQS
- a CDS encoding ParB N-terminal domain-containing protein, with product MQRASLRQAYRISLVPIDALRPHEEVVEDHVKKIAEDIRRRSRLLYPVLVDAKTMVILDGHHRVAALRQLGAKYVPAVLVEYDSPCVEVGSWRPNISVDKSLVVRAGLEKKLLPPKTSRHRVCFEIPRVDTPLKVLLS